A genomic region of Mus musculus strain C57BL/6J chromosome 7, GRCm38.p6 C57BL/6J contains the following coding sequences:
- the Fut2 gene encoding galactoside 2-alpha-L-fucosyltransferase 2, giving the protein MASAQVPFSFPLAHFLIFVFVTSTIIHLQQRIVKLQTLSEKELQAVQMSSPNAARTDMQQSAKLQGIFTINSIGRLGNQMGEYATLFALARMNGRLAFIPESMHNALAPIFRISLPVLHSDTARRIPWQNYHLNDWMEERYRHIPGQYVRFTGYPCSWTFYHHLRPEILKEFTLHDHVREEAQAFLRGLRVNGSQPSTFVGVHVRRGDYVHVMPKVWKGVVADRGYLEKALDRFRARYSSPVFVVTSNGMAWCRENINTSLGDVVFAGNGIEGSPAKDFALLTQCNHTIMTIGTFGIWAAYLAGGDTIYLANYTLPDSPFLKIFKPAAAFLPEWMGIPADLSPLLKH; this is encoded by the coding sequence ATGGCGAGTGCCCAGgtacctttctcctttcctctggcCCACTTCCTCATCTTTGTCTTTGTGACTTCCACCATCATCCACCTCCAGCAACGAATAGTGAAGCTCCAAACCCTGTCAGAGAAGGAATTACAGGCGGTTCAAATGTCCTCACCAAACGCGGCAAGAACAGACATGCAGCAGAGTGCCAAGCTGCAGGGCATATTCACGATCAATTCCATCGGCCGCCTGGGGAACCAGATGGGCGAATATGCTACATTGTTTGCACTGGCCAGGATGAACGGTCGGCTTGCCTTCATCCCTGAATCCATGCACAACGCTCTAGCGCCCATCTTCAGGATCAGTCTCCCGGTGTTACACAGCGACACAGCCAGAAGGATCCCGTGGCAGAATTACCACCTCAACGACTGGATGGAGGAGCGTTACCGCCACATCCCGGGGCAGTATGTGCGTTTCACGGGATACCCGTGCTCCTGGACCTTCTACCACCACCTGCGCCCAGAGATCCTGAAGGAGTTCACCCTGCACGACCATGTGCGTGAGGAGGCCCAGGCTTTCCTGCGTGGCCTGCGGGTGAATGGGAGCCAGCCGAGTACCTTTGTGGGTGTCCATGTGCGCCGAGGGGACTATGTGCATGTCATGCCCAAGGTGTGGAAGGGCGTGGTGGCTGACCGGGGTTACCTAGAAAAGGCCCTGGACAGGTTCCGGGCACGCTATTCATCTCCAGTCTTCGTGGTTACAAGCAACGGTATGGCCTGGTGCCGGGAGAACATCAACACCTCCCTAGGAGACGTGGTGTTTGCGGGCAATGGTATTGAGGGCTCACCAGCCAAGGACTTCGCGCTCCTCACCCAGTGCAACCACACCATCATGACCATTGGAACCTTTGGGATTTGGGCTGCCTACCTGGCAGGTGGTGATACCATCTACCTAGCCAACTACACCCTTCCGGATTCTCCGTTCCTCAAAATCTTTAAGCCAGCAGCAGCCTTCCTCCCCGAGTGGATGGGCATCCCCGCAGACCTGTCCCCACTCCTTAAGCACTAA